In Patescibacteria group bacterium, the genomic window GAGTGGATAAGCAGGGGCGAGTGCTTTTACCAGATTACTTAAGAAAATACGCCGGCATAAAAAAGCAGGTGGTAGTAGCCGGTCTCTATAATCGCATTGAAGTTTGGGATAAGTTAGCCTGGAATAAATATAAAACCAATACAGAAAAACAATCCAGCGATATCGCCGAGGCTTTAGAAGGATTAGGCGTTTAAAATACTTTTAAATTAAATTATTTCATTTTGTGCATATACCGGTTTTAAAAAACGAGGTTATAAGATACCTTGATTTAAAATCAGGTGATAATGTCATTGATTTAACAGTCGGTGGCGGGGGGCACGCGCGGCATATTTTGGCTAGAATAGCTCCGAAAGGAAAGCTGATTGGTTTGGACTGGGATAAAAAAGCCCTGAAAATAGCCAGGGAGAACCTGAAAAAATACAAAAAAAGAATTAACTTAATCCAGGCCAATTATAAACAAATAAAAAAAATAAAAAATGAACAGTTTAATCTACTTACAATTAATGCTATTTTACTCGACCTTGGTTTCTCATCAATTACACTCGAGGATAAATCTAGAGGATATTCTTTTCAAACTGATGGGCCACTAGATATGCGCTATAATCCGGCCGAAACCGAAAAAACAGCCGCCGGAATATTAAACCATTACTCTCAAAGAAAATTATCTGAGGTGTTCAAAAAATTTGGTGAGGAAAAGTTAGCTGTTCCTATAGCCAGAGAAATTGTAAAAAAAAGAAAAAAGAAAAAGTTTAAAACAACAAAAAATTTAGTACAGGCAATAATTAATACCTACAAAGATAAATATAATATAAATAAAAAAGAACCTTTTATAAAAAGAAAAGATAAAATACATCCGGCTACTAAGGTTTTTCAAGCTCTGCGCCTTGAAGTTAATGACGAGTTGGATAATCTTAAAAAAGCTCTACCCCAAACTTTAGAAATTTTGGAAAAAGGAGGTAGACTGGGCGTAATTTCTTTTCATTCACTGGAAGACCGAATAGTTAAAAACTTTTTTAAAAAAGAGGCAAAAAAATGTATTTGCCCGCCGGAATTTCCGGTTTGTCGCTGTGGCCATGAAAAAAGCCTAAAGATTATAACTAAAAAGCCAGTTAGAGCTTCTGAAGAAGAAATCAAGAAAAACCCTAAAAGCCGCAGTGCTAAATTAAGGATAGCTGAAAAAATATAGAAAAAATAAATAAAGAGAAAAATAAAAATGACAAAATTTTCCCAGAAATTCCAAAGTCAGAGAAGATCTCGTCTGGCTAAACCGAGCTTTTTAAGTAAGCTAAAAATCAGCCGCCAAAAGCTGAGTGTGGCTTTATTTTTATGTTTGATTATTACTGGCTTGGCCTATCTGGCAGTGATTAATAATGTTTCTATCCGAGGCTTTGAAATAAAAGAACTAGAAAAAAGAGTAGGGGATTTAAAAGAAGAAAATAAAAATCTGGAAATGAAAACAGCTCAGCTGCAATCTATGGAGGTTATTGCCCAGGCTTCAAAAGGCTTAGACTTAGAGCTGGCAGAAAAAGTGGAGTATCTGGAAGTGAAAGCTCCCTTTGTGGTTTTGAAAGATTAACTTGTTTTTAAAGAATATTTCCGGTAAACTAAAATTTAATATTTTAATTTTTTATGGTCTATCGGAATAAGCGAAAAAAAATAAAAAGAGGCAAAAGAATAAAGTACGACCGTATAAATTTTTTAGCGGTGATTGTTTTTATTTTTGCCTTTTTTTTGATTTTACAACTTTTTAATATACAGGTTTTGCAGCATCCTTTTTATGATGCTTTAGCTAAAGGACAACATAGCCTTTATGAAAAACTTTTGCCGGAGAGAGGCAGTATTTTTGCTAAAAATTATTTAAAAGATGGAGAAATCTTTCCTTTAGCTACTAATAAAAAAGTAAACTTTATTTACGCCGTGCCTGAGAAAATCAAGAGCCCCCAAAAAGCAGCGGAAAAATTAGGCCAGTTACTTGATTTGGAGGAGGAGGTAATTTTAGAAAGGCTTTCTAAAAAAGAGGATTTATTTGAACCGATTAAACATTTTGTCTCTGATGAAAAATGGGAAGAAGTAAAATCTCTGGAAATTGAGGGTATTGAGGCCCGGGAGGAAACCCAAAGATATTATCCGGAAAATGAGACTGCTTCTCATGTTTTAGGTTATGTTGGCCAGAGAGAGGATTCTGATCAGCCGGTGGGACAATATGGTATTGAAGGTTATTTTAATCAGGAACTGGCTGGCCAGCAGGGTTACTTAGACACCGAAAAAGACGCGGGTGGCCGCTGGATTACGGTTGGCGGTATGGATATAAAAGAAGCCGTGGATGGAGATGATCTGGTTTTAACTATTGATCAGACGGTTCAATACACAGCCTGCCAAAAATTAGAAAAATGGGTAAAAAAGCACAAAGCTGATTCCGGGACTATGATTATTATGGAGCCTCAAACAGGCAAAATTTTGGCTATGTGCGGATATCCTGACTTTGACCCTAATAATTATAATCAAGTGGAGAATATTGAAGTTTATAAAAATCCGGCTATTTACAATACCTACGAACCCGGATCAGTTTTTAAAGCCTTTACCATGGCTAGTGCTTTGGATTTGGGCAAGGTGACTCCAGAAACCACTTACACCGATACCGGCGAAGAAAAAATCGGGCCTTACACCATTAAAAATTCTGATTTAAAAGCTCATGGTGAGCAGACTATGACTCAAGTTTTGGAAGAATCTTTAAACACCGGAGCTATTTATGCTATGCGCCAGGTGGGAGAAAAGCTTTTTTATCAATACGTTAAAGATTTTGGTTTTGGTGAGAAAACGGGCCTAAAAATGGACACTGAACTGGGCGGCAGTATTAATAATTTAAAAAAATACAAGGAAATTTACGCGGCTACCGCTTCTTTTGGTCAGGGTATTACGGTTACTCCCTTGCAAATAGTTAATGCTTTTTCGGCTATTGCCAATAAGGGCAAATTAATGAAGCCTTATATAGTTGATGAAATCAGAAAACCGGACGGTTCGATAATTAAAAGTCAGCCTGAAGAGATAAGGCAGGTTATTGACCCGAAAACAGC contains:
- the rsmH gene encoding 16S rRNA (cytosine(1402)-N(4))-methyltransferase RsmH translates to MHIPVLKNEVIRYLDLKSGDNVIDLTVGGGGHARHILARIAPKGKLIGLDWDKKALKIARENLKKYKKRINLIQANYKQIKKIKNEQFNLLTINAILLDLGFSSITLEDKSRGYSFQTDGPLDMRYNPAETEKTAAGILNHYSQRKLSEVFKKFGEEKLAVPIAREIVKKRKKKKFKTTKNLVQAIINTYKDKYNINKKEPFIKRKDKIHPATKVFQALRLEVNDELDNLKKALPQTLEILEKGGRLGVISFHSLEDRIVKNFFKKEAKKCICPPEFPVCRCGHEKSLKIITKKPVRASEEEIKKNPKSRSAKLRIAEKI
- a CDS encoding penicillin-binding protein 2; its protein translation is MVYRNKRKKIKRGKRIKYDRINFLAVIVFIFAFFLILQLFNIQVLQHPFYDALAKGQHSLYEKLLPERGSIFAKNYLKDGEIFPLATNKKVNFIYAVPEKIKSPQKAAEKLGQLLDLEEEVILERLSKKEDLFEPIKHFVSDEKWEEVKSLEIEGIEAREETQRYYPENETASHVLGYVGQREDSDQPVGQYGIEGYFNQELAGQQGYLDTEKDAGGRWITVGGMDIKEAVDGDDLVLTIDQTVQYTACQKLEKWVKKHKADSGTMIIMEPQTGKILAMCGYPDFDPNNYNQVENIEVYKNPAIYNTYEPGSVFKAFTMASALDLGKVTPETTYTDTGEEKIGPYTIKNSDLKAHGEQTMTQVLEESLNTGAIYAMRQVGEKLFYQYVKDFGFGEKTGLKMDTELGGSINNLKKYKEIYAATASFGQGITVTPLQIVNAFSAIANKGKLMKPYIVDEIRKPDGSIIKSQPEEIRQVIDPKTATTLSAMLVNVVEKGHGKRAGVDGYFVAGKTGTSQVPKKNGVGYEEHHTIGSFAGFAPASDPKFAMLVKVDRPRTVEWAASTAAPLFGEMSKFLLNYFSIPPSRDIE